A region from the Cryptosporangium minutisporangium genome encodes:
- a CDS encoding class I SAM-dependent methyltransferase, whose product MEVSDVEALRSPAGVAALAAASDAGEPLALATRLRAAGHDPHLVSLALTQQRLRRSAAVKLGSDAAAMLFTDDAVEQATRRTVATRRADRIAASGATRVLDLGCGAGADLIALARAGLDVTGVERDPVTAAVVAANIEALELADRARVVCADATAVDLDGYDAAFCDPARRAKGRRVFDPDAYSPPWSFLLALAERIPRTTVKVAPGIDHDRIPPGAEAEWVSERGDVVEAALWFGPLASVPRRATLLPGPSVVTTAPNLNTAGGAELTGAGDREAPVGEIGSYLYDPDGAVIRAHLVAELADRIDGRLLDPAIAYLTTDELRPTPFARAYRVDAVLPFGVKRLRAELARRGVGRVEIKKRGTAVTPEQLRPQLKLNGPNAATLILTRVGTAPLALLCEPT is encoded by the coding sequence GTGGAGGTTTCCGACGTCGAGGCGCTGCGGTCCCCCGCCGGGGTGGCGGCGCTGGCGGCCGCGAGCGACGCGGGTGAGCCGCTCGCGCTGGCCACTCGGCTCCGCGCGGCCGGCCACGACCCGCACCTGGTCTCGCTCGCGCTCACCCAACAGCGGCTCCGCCGCTCCGCCGCGGTCAAGCTCGGGTCCGACGCTGCCGCCATGCTCTTCACTGACGACGCCGTCGAGCAAGCCACCCGCCGGACGGTGGCCACGCGTCGAGCGGACCGGATTGCCGCGAGCGGCGCGACACGCGTCCTCGACCTGGGCTGTGGAGCCGGCGCCGACCTGATCGCGCTCGCCCGCGCCGGCCTGGACGTGACCGGCGTCGAGCGAGACCCGGTGACCGCGGCGGTGGTGGCCGCGAACATCGAGGCGCTGGAGCTCGCCGACCGAGCCCGCGTCGTGTGCGCGGACGCGACAGCAGTGGACCTCGACGGGTACGACGCCGCGTTCTGCGACCCGGCGCGCCGAGCCAAGGGCCGCCGCGTGTTCGACCCGGACGCCTACTCGCCACCGTGGTCGTTCCTGCTGGCGCTGGCCGAGCGGATCCCCAGGACCACTGTGAAGGTCGCGCCCGGTATCGACCACGACCGGATCCCGCCGGGCGCCGAGGCGGAGTGGGTGTCGGAGCGGGGTGACGTCGTCGAGGCCGCGCTCTGGTTCGGCCCGCTCGCGTCCGTCCCCCGCCGAGCGACCCTTCTCCCCGGCCCCTCCGTGGTGACCACCGCCCCCAACCTGAACACCGCAGGAGGGGCCGAGCTCACCGGCGCCGGCGACCGCGAGGCACCGGTCGGGGAGATCGGGAGTTACCTGTACGACCCCGACGGCGCCGTGATCCGAGCGCACCTCGTCGCCGAGCTGGCCGACCGGATCGACGGCCGACTGCTCGATCCGGCGATCGCCTACCTCACCACCGACGAACTCCGGCCGACGCCGTTCGCCCGGGCGTACCGGGTCGACGCCGTGCTCCCGTTCGGTGTGAAGCGGCTCCGCGCGGAGCTGGCCCGCCGGGGCGTCGGCCGGGTAGAGATCAAGAAGCGCGGCACCGCGGTGACGCCGGAACAGTTGCGTCCGCAACTCAAGCTGAACGGGCCGAACGCCGCCACGCTGATCCTCACCCGCGTGGGCACCGCCCCCCTAGCCCTACTCTGCGAACCGACGTAA